The proteins below come from a single Falco rusticolus isolate bFalRus1 chromosome 8, bFalRus1.pri, whole genome shotgun sequence genomic window:
- the LOC119152624 gene encoding uncharacterized protein LOC119152624 — translation MIGPHPQPLQPHDMPRDDSRCLPSRTVPPHAALRQEAIGHFRRLSGIAPGRFPATYLGRPQGAQSSSAAQLGERTAFSQEPCSALTFPGEYCCVRLSCVGTYLLSPSLLLESHTLFMRVLLAARTALGSRHSLCPQAPSDTSPCVPRYAGALQHLSDGSFISRLVFCTRSHLGALPVTLLGRMSFSPCPHAQSSMLNYLPLLPLGITKALTQWDCLC, via the exons ATGATTGGACCACatccccagcctctgcagccGCACGACATGCCTCGGGATGACAGCAGATGCTTGCCTTCACGCACG GTACCGCCTCATGCTGCCTTGAGGCAGGAAGCAATAGGGCACTTCAGGCGCTTATCCGGCATCGCACCAGGGAGATTCCCAGCGACATACCTTGGTCGTCCCCAAGGTGCACAGAGCTcgtcagcagcacagctgggagaacGCACAGCCTTCTCGCAAGAGCCATGCTCAGCTCTGACTTTCCCTGGGGAATACTGCTGTGTTCGGTTGAGCTGCGTGGGCACCTATTTGCTGAGCCCAAGTTTGCTGCTAGAGAGTCACACTTTGTTCATGCGTGTTTTGCTGGCTGCCCGGACAGCCCTGGGCTCCAGACACTCGCTCTGTCCACAAGCACCCAGCGACACCTCTCCTTGTGTGCCTCGCTATGCTGGAGCCTTACAGCACCTTTCTGATGGTTCATTTATCAGCCGGCTTGTCTTCTGCACTCGGAGTCATTTGGGTGCTTTGCCTGTGACTCTCCTGGGTCGCATGTCGTTCTCTCCTTGTCCTCATGCTCAGTCATCCATGCTGAATTATCTTCCACTCCTCCCTCTGGGAATAACTAAGGCTTTGACCCAGTGGGACTGTTTGTGTTAA